In a single window of the Carassius gibelio isolate Cgi1373 ecotype wild population from Czech Republic chromosome A12, carGib1.2-hapl.c, whole genome shotgun sequence genome:
- the LOC128025533 gene encoding fatty acid desaturase 6 produces the protein MQNISEEWRDPASRDGEGHGDGAQGKPHADAERETLMMELTRLVQKSVRESSWWERRGIDCSILTAAFISLPAGFLLLGSSQPLYFLLGLLIMGIAHAVITVKGTHLSSHGALSESPAWTDFWAVFFIEVCGSFSARAGVHAHVKMHHAHTNVIGLGDSSTWKIPFLPRSIYLFIAPLAVPIITPIVAIGQLKGQSPFQIVRTVLCVCLGFFSQYYLLRCVSGLSCSSALVVMLLCRAMFSLPYIHVNIFQHIGLAMFSATQRPKRIFQMTHGVLNLPRNPLLDWTFGHSLISCHVEHHLFPFLSDNMCLKVKPIVSRYLKEKKLPYLEDGYVSRLHLFFHKYQELMVFAPPITELVGIQ, from the exons ATGCAGAACATTTCTGAGGAGTGGAGAGATCCCGCGTCCCGGGATGGTGAAGGACACGGGGACGGAGCGCAGGGGAAGCCGCACGCGGACGCGGAGCGCGAGACGCTGATGATGGAGCTCACGCGCCTGGTGCagaagagtgtgagagagagcagcTGGTGGGAGAGGAGAGGAATAGACTGCAGCATCCTCACCGCAGCCTTCATCAGTTTACCGGCAG GGTTCCTGTTGTTGGGTTCGTCTCAGCCGCTGTATTTCCTGTTGGGTCTGCTGATAATGGGCATTGCTCACGCTGTCATCACCGTTAAAGGGACACATCTGTCCAGTCACGGCGCGCTCAGCGAGTCTCCGGCCTGGACCGACTTCTGGGCCGTCTTCTTCATCGAA GTGTGCGGCTCGTTCTCAGCTCGGGCCGGTGTTCATGCTCACGTCAAGATGCATCACGCTCACACTAATGTCATCGGTTTGGGAGACTCCAGCACCTGGAAAATCCCCTTCCTTCCTCGATCCATCTACCTGTTCATCGCGCCGCTGGCCGTCCCCATCATCACACCCATCGTTGCCATCG GTCAGCTGAAGGGTCAGTCTCCGTTCCAGATTGTGCGCACcgtcctgtgtgtgtgtctggggttTTTCTCTCAGTATTACCTGCTCAGGTGTGTGTCAGGACTCTCGTGCAGCTCTGCTCTGGTGGTCATGCTTCTGTGCAGAGCCATGTTCTCCCTGCCGTACATACACGTTAACATATTTCAG CACATCGGCCTGGCAATGTTTTCTGCCACTCAGCGTCCCAAACGCATCTTCCAGATGACACACGGAGTCCTGAACCTTCCCCGAAACCCACTGCTGGACTGGACCTTCGGCCATTCCCTCATCAGCTGCCACGTGGAGCATCACCTCTTCCCATTCCTGTCTGACAACATGTGCCTGAAG GTGAAGCCTATAGTGTCTCGGTATCTGAAGGAGAAGAAGTTGCCGTATCTGGAGGACGGTTATGTCTCCCGTCTGCATCTGTTCTTCCACAAATATCAGGAGCTGATGGTGTTTGCACCACCCATCACTGAACTGGTGGGAATACAGTGA